Proteins from one Triticum aestivum cultivar Chinese Spring chromosome 7A, IWGSC CS RefSeq v2.1, whole genome shotgun sequence genomic window:
- the LOC123154751 gene encoding B-box zinc finger protein 32-like, giving the protein MGVRPLRIAGAAGTAAVPPRRGDRGQDRTPLAARAHDHANCTCTIPGDVGSGKDLTTERPPRELASSVVVFKYAPGRGEAHHAASPSFVVHRLVSPGCESRRARDATPPHPTCESERVLRLAEMCGATARCALCGAPADVHCAADAAFLCAPCDARVHGANFLASRHRRTRLAASKEDEEEQEALSGMTTSSSCVSTADSATTTTPAPVGRRPKIRSSPRARGEEVLEGWAKKMGLPAGVARRRAAAAARTLRAVAAAPRKVPLRVAMAAALCLEVMAAHVGGAHEAGDALRRLEACAHVPARVLVEVVSSMGRARASRPAAAVDAEEGWGECP; this is encoded by the coding sequence ATGGGCGTGAGGCCGCTGCGAATCGCGGGAGCGGCCGGGACGGCCGCGGTGCCTCCACGTCGCGGCGATCGGGGCCAGGATCGGACGCCGCTCGCGGCCCGCGCCCATGACCACGCAAACTGCACGTGTACGATACCGGGGGACGTGGGGAGCGGAAAAGATCTCACCACCGAGCGCCCACCTCGCGAGCTGGCTAGCTCGGTCGTCGTCTTTAAATACGCGCCCGGGCGAGGAGAAGCACACCACGCTGCCTCGCCGTCGTTCGTCGTCCATCGTCTCGTCTCTCCCGGCTGCGAGTCTAGAAGAGCGCGCGACGCAACCCCGCCTCACCCTACGTGCGAGAGCGAGAGAGTGCTGAGGCTGGCGGAGATGTGCGGCGCGACGGCGAGGTGCGCGCTGTGCGGCGCGCCGGCGGACGTGCACTGCGCGGCCGACGCGGCGTTCCTCTGCGCGCCCTGCGACGCCAGGGTCCACGGCGCCAACTTCCTCGCCTCCCGCCACCGCCGCACGCGCCTCGCTGCGTCtaaggaggacgaggaggagcaggaggccCTGTCCGGGATGACCACGTCGAGCTCATGCGTGTCCACGGCCGACTCTGCGACGACAACGACTCCGGCGCCGGTGGGGCGGAGGCCCAAGATCAGGAGCAGCCCCCGCGCGCGGGGcgaggaggtgctcgaggggtggGCCAAGAAGATGGGCCTTCCGGCGGGGGTGGCGCGCAGGCGCGCCGCGGCGGCCGCGCGCACGCTCCGGGCCGTGGCCGCGGCGCCGAGGAAGGTGCCGCTGCGCGTCGCGATGGCGGCCGCGCTGTGCCTGGAGGTGATGGCGGCTCACGTCGGCGGCGCCCACGAGGCCGGCGACGCGCTCCGGCGGCTGGAGGCGTGCGCGCACGTGCCGGCGAGGGTGCTCGTGGAGGTGGTCTCGTCCATGGGCCGCGCGCGCGCCAGCAGACCGGCCGCCGCCGTGGACGCCGAAGAGGGCTGGGGCGAGTGCCCGTGA